A DNA window from Arachis hypogaea cultivar Tifrunner chromosome 18, arahy.Tifrunner.gnm2.J5K5, whole genome shotgun sequence contains the following coding sequences:
- the LOC112769116 gene encoding uncharacterized protein, with translation MPKQKRYKNLLKAAAAAANSSQDKSAGVANTSQVKSAAAANSSRDKSAAAVNSSRDKSAASNSSRDKSAAASSSRDKSAVAASSSRDKSAASNSSRDKSAAASSSRDKLAAAASSSRDKSAASNSSEPSSVAATISEHPSEPKRKRGRESKHYWTVDAIDEYGDSTRLHLLVKDVHNLPEGLRIVVNFDKDYAAIGEAAGLLAGVCGQLATDCVAFPISFDKWSDIPASFFENQWNIFFLARFCFKVSDNLAKRFLLQSLGKKWREHRIKLWNDFYDPRLSKTEIINNAPEDIAPDQWALFVEYRLKPETQKLCKRNQEIRQKQIIPHTSGAKSIARRRAELTEETGKEVNRVQMWDITHKKIDGSYVNEKAKEIAEKIEAHSSQQPMELTVNSPLDALGVVFGKEHPGRVRGLGMGAVPTIAFKNNTTRISQMNLGSSNDVGTSSTCGPNVQEELDTVKAQLQALVSYITSKEGGKIPIQLAGMFPTQQVSQGLDQESEIPSPKELGSRSSGASNKEA, from the exons ATGCCAAAGCAAAAGAGGTACAAGAATCTACTTAAAGCAGCAGCCGCAGCTGCAAATTCTTCACAAGACAAGTCCGCAGGAGTTGCAAATACATCACAAGTCAAGTCCGCAGCAGCTGCAAATTCCTCCCGGGACAAGTCCGCAGCAGCTGTAAATTCCTCCCGGGACAAGTCGGCAGCTTCAAATTCCTCCCGGGACAAGTCAGCAGCTGCAAGTTCCTCTCGGGACAAGTCGGCAGTGGCTGCAAGTTCCTCCCGGGACAAGTCGGCAGCTTCAAATTCCTCCCGGGACAAGTCAGCAGCTGCAAGTTCCTCTCGGGACAAGTTGGCAGCAGCTGCAAGTTCTTCTCGGGACAAGTCGGCAGCTTCAAATTCTTCTGAGCCATCATCAGTTGCTGCAACTATATCTGAGCATCCATCCGAACCTAAACGTAAACGTGGACGTGAATCTAAACATTATTGGACTGTTGATGCCATAG ATGAATACGGAGACAGTACACGTCTTCATTTATTAGTGAAGGATGTGCATAATTTGCCAGAAGGTTTGCGCATAGTTGTCAATTTTGATAAAGATTATGCAGCAATAGGAGAAGCAGCTGGACTCCTTGCAGGAGTTTGTGGGCAATTGGCCACTGATTGTGTTGCATTTCCAATTAGTTTTGACAAGTGGTCAGACATTCCAGCAagcttttttgaaaatcaatggaATATTTTTTTCCTA GCTCGATTTTGCTTCAAAGTGAGTGATAACTTGGCCAAACGATTTTTGCTCCAATCGCTTGGCAAAAAATGGAGGGAACATAGGATAAAGCTTTGGAATGATTTTTATGATCCGAGGTTGAGTAAAACCGAGATCATAAATAATGCACCAGAAGATATTGCTCCTGATCAATGGGCTTTATTCGTAGAATATCGTTTGAAGCCTGAAACTCAG AAACTTTGTAAGAGGAATCAAGAAATTCGGCAAAAACAAATAATTCCTCATACTTCAGGTGCTAAATCAATTGCAAGAAGAAGGGCTGAATTG ACGGAAGAGACGGGAAAAGAAGTTAATAGGGTTCAAATGTGGGACATCACTCACAAGAAAATAGATGGAAGTTATGTTAATGAAAAGGCTAAAGAAATAGCG gaGAAGATCGAAGCACATAGCAGCCAACAACCGATGGAATTAACTGTTAATTCTCCTCTTGATGCTCTTGGAGTAGTTTTTGGGAAAGAACACCCTGGTCGTGTTCGAGGTTTAGGTATGGGAGCTGTTCCAACAATTGCTTTTAAGAACAACACTACAAGGATTAGTCAAATGAATTTAGGTTCTTCAAATGATGTTGGCACATCATCTACTTGTGGTCCAAATGTGCAAGAAGAGTTGGATACCGTTAAAGCGCAATTGCAAGCGCTAGTCTCCTATATTACTTCTAAGGAAGGAGGTAAAATTCCAATACAATTGGCTGGAATGTTCCCTACTCAACAAGTTTCACAG ggaTTGGATCAGGAGAGTGAGATTCCATCACCAAAAGAGTTAGGAAGTAGGTcttctggagcaagcaataaggaAGCATGA